In Sorghum bicolor cultivar BTx623 chromosome 8, Sorghum_bicolor_NCBIv3, whole genome shotgun sequence, one genomic interval encodes:
- the LOC8079832 gene encoding signal recognition particle 54 kDa protein, chloroplastic gives MEATTALALSSSLATARRSPEKAAAASSLRLRNFSATSSLHHLRAARSPAPRSHPSSSPFQGWRRRGRAGGLVVRAEMFGQLTTGLESAWNKLRGVDILTKENIAEPMRDIRRALLEADVSLPVVRRFIESVSEKAVGTDVIRGVRPDQQLVKVVNDELVQLMGGEVSDLVFAKSGPTIILLAGLQGVGKTTVCAKLAFYLKKMGKSCMLVAADVYRPAAIDQLTILGKKVGVPVYSEGTEAKPSQIAKNGLKEAKVNKADVIIVDTAGRLQVDKSMMNELKEVKKAVNPTEVLLVVDAMTGQEAAGLVSSFNDEIGITGAILTKLDGDSRGGAALSVKEVSGKPIKFVGQGERIEDLEPFYPDRMAQRILGMGDVLSFVEKAQEVMRQEDAEELQKKILSAKFNFNDFLKQTQMIAQMGSFSRLIGMIPGMNKVTPAQIREAEKNLKFMESMINVMTPEERERPELLAESRERRKRVAKDSGKTEQQVGQLVAQLFQMRAKMQKMMGAIQGKESPDMDELMESMKAEEQAAAGTGRRRRKYGNLRQRQLDAMRGFRRR, from the exons ATGGAGGCCACCACAGCGCTCGCGCTCTCCTCGTCGCTCGCCACCGCACGCCGCTCGCCGGAGAAGGCGGCCGCTGCTTCGTCCCTCCGCCTCCGAAACTTCTCCGCTACCTCCTCGCTCCACCACCTCCGCGCTGCCCGGAGCCCAGCGCCTCGCTCCCACCCGTCGTCGTCACCCTTCCAG GGATGGAGGCGGCGGGGGAGGGCGGGAGGGCTGGTGGTTCGCGCGGAGATGTTCGGCCAGCTCACCACCGGCCTTGAGTCCGCCTGGAACAAGTTGAGGGGAGTCG ATATATTGACAAAGGAAAACATAGCCGAACCAATGCGGGATATCAGAAGAGCACTTTTGGAGGCAGAT GTAAGTTTGCCAGTAGTAAGAAGATTTATTGAGTCTGTAAGTGAAAAGGCCGTAGGCACTGATGTGATCCGAGGTGTCCGACCTGACCAGCAGTTGGTGAAG GTTGTGAATGATGAACTGGTACAACTGATGGGCGGGGAGGTATCAGATTTGGTGTTTGCAAAATCTGGGCCAACTATTATCTTGTTGGCAGGTCTGCAAGGTGTTGGAAAAACTACTGTTTGTGCGAAGCTTGCCTTCTATCTAAAAAAAATG GGCAAGAGTTGCATGCTAGTTGCTGCAGATGTTTACAGGCCTGCTGCTATTGATCAACTCACTATTCTGGGTAAAAAG GTTGGTGTACCAGTTTACTCAGAAGGAACTGAAGCAAAACCTTCACAAATAGCCAAAAACGGTTTGAAGGAGGCAAAAGTCAATAAGGCTGACGTAATTATAGTGGACACGGCTGGAAGACTGCAG GTAGATAAATCAATGATGAATGAGTTGAAAGAAGTAAAAAAAGCAGTGAATCCTACAGAAGTTCTTCTTGTGGTTGATGCCATGACTGGCCAAGAAGCTGCAG GGTTGGTCAGCTCCTTCAATGATGAGATTGGTATAACTGGTGCTATTCTGACAAAGCTGGATGGTGACTCAAGAGGTGGAGCTGCACTGAGTGTTAAAGAG GTGTCTGGAAAGCCAATTAAATTTGTAGGACAAGGAGAGCGTATTGAAGATCTAGAGCCTTTCTACCCAGATCGTATGGCACAACGTATCCTGGGAATGGGAGATGTGCTTTCATTTGTTGAAAAAGCACAAGAAGTG ATGCGTCAAGAAGATGCCGAGGAATTACagaagaagatcttgagtgcaAAATTTAACTTTAACGACTTTCTGAAGCAAACACAAATGATCGCCCAAATGGGTTCATTCAGTCGTTTAATTGGCATGATTCCAGGCATGAACAAG GTTACCCCTGCACAAAtccgtgaagctgagaagaatcTCAAGTTTATGGAGTCAATGATCAATGTTATGACTCCTG AGGAAAGGGAAAGACCAGAGTTACTAGCTGAATCACGCGAGAGAAGGAAACGAGTGGCCAAGGACTCTGGAAAGACTGAACAGCAG GTGGGTCAATTGGTTGCGCAACTCTTCCAAATGCGTGCAAAAATGCAGAAAATGATGGGTGCTATACAAGGAAAAGAGTCACCAGATATGGACGAGCTCATGGAATCAATGAAAGCTGAGGAGCAG GCTGCTGCTGGTACTGGACGACGTAGAAGGAAGTATGGCAACCTGAGGCAGCGGCAATTGGATGCAATGCGTGGTTTCCGGAGACGGTGA
- the LOC8066985 gene encoding putative F-box/FBD/LRR-repeat protein At4g00315, giving the protein MDQERTPPATKRARRSPPPQAGAEDRLGALDDGTLHSILVRLPLRDAAATVVLSRRWPRVFATLPRLVLRPATFNRRGFPDEEGDEDRCEDPTRWMRALRCVLDRRAAPVAAFEIDCRFMSLYGEWFSWVFRELCGSGGLLELSIANTDYKECYALPDAVYTCTTLTSLDLYNCWLQVPSRAAAMALRALQSLRLRNVVASDSDIRLIICRCSAIERLEIHDIHMARNIVIRAPCLKKLDIYSYRPLCISLKKAKAQPLNMVRLSLSYGYPEHSWSLHDTLDTNRECSNHEIEEILDYKKMSEREHKQTDEIKNMETFLTALSFTKTLQLHLSTEYSEVLNMAKASTLMSLPKKKYLLGLKSLSLTLDHNHEVLATLVSCLLNSSPNLKDLRIIELRHPGSPVPLAVEFWEKQITADGFLYHLSSVTFYTDSLLEGHPCGGICKFLVMNARVLKRMSIVYHHSQVKPEHAAKLEAARRELHLWPRASADVLLELAPVDRFPWF; this is encoded by the exons ATGGACCAGGAACGCACCCCGCCGGCGACGAAGAGGGCAAGGCGCTCGCCTCCTCCGCAAGCCGGCGCGGAGGACCGGCTCGGCGCGCTCGACGACGGCACCCTCCACTCCATCCTCGTCCGCTTGCCGCTCCGCGACGCGGCGGCCACGGTCGTGCTCTCCCGCCGGTGGCCCCGCGTCTTCGCCACGCTCCCGCGCCTGGTCCTCCGCCCCGCCACCTTCAACCGCCGCGGCTTCCCCGACGAGGAGGGCGACGAGGACCGCTGCGAGGACCCGACACGCTGGATGCGCGCACTCCGCTGCGTCCTCgaccgccgcgccgcgccggtcGCGGCTTTCGAGATCGACTGCAGATTCATGAGCCTGTACGGTGAGTGGTTCTCCTGGGTCTTCCGCGAGCTCTGCGGGAGCGGCGGGCTCCTGGAGCTCAGCATCGCCAACACCGACTACAAAGAGTGCTACGCGCTGCCCGACGCTGTGTACACCTGCACGACGCTCACGTCGCTGGACCTCTACAACTGCTGGCTCCAGGTGCCGAGCAGGGCCGCTGCGATGGCGCTGCGCGCCCTGCAGTCGCTCCGCCTCCGCAACGTGGTCGCGAGCGACAGCGACATCCGTCTCATCATCTGCCGGTGCTCCGCCATAGAGCGTCTGGAGATCCATGACATCCACATGGCGCGAAACATCGTCATACGCGCGCCTTGCCTCAAGAAGCTAGACATCTACTCGTATCGCCCGCTCTGCATCTCCCTGAAGAAGGCAAAGGCACAGCCACTGAACATGGTGAGGCTGAGCCTCTCCTACGGCTACCCTGAGCATTCTTGGAGCCTCCACGACACCTTGGACACCAACAGGGAGTGCTCCAATCATGAAATCGAGGAGATCCTTGATTACAAGAAGATGTCTGAGAGGGAGCACAAGCAGACGGATGAGATCAAGAACATGGAAACATTCCTCACTGCACTCAGCTTCACCAAAACGCTCCAGTTGCATTTATCGACTGAATACTCCGAG GTTTTGAACATGGCCAAGGCTTCAACGTTGATGAGTTTGCCCAAGAAAAAGTACCTGCTTGGCTTGAAATCACTCAGCCTAACTCTGGATCACAACCATGAAGTTCTTGCTACCTTAGTTTCATGCTTGCTGAACAGCTCTCCCAACCTCAAGGATCTCAGAATCATT GAGCTTCGGCATCCGGGAAGCCCTGTGCCCTTAGCTGTAGAGTTTTGGGAGAAGCAGATAACTGCAGACGGATTTCTGTATCACCTGTCAAGTGTCACCTTCTACACTGATTCGCTCTTGGAAGGCCACCCTTGTGGGGGCATTTGCAAGTTCTTGGTGATGAACGCGAGGGTCCTCAAAAGAATGAGCATCGTGTACCATCATTCGCAGGTCAAGCCGGAGCATGCAGCCAAGCTTGAGGCAGCCCGAAGGGAACTCCATCTCTGGCCAAGGGCTTCTGCGGATGTACTGCTGGAGTTGGCTCCTGTGGATCGCTTCCCATGGTTCTGA
- the LOC8066986 gene encoding rho GTPase-activating protein 5: protein MTEVALLRGPTNLASTASRASAASSSSSSAALRYLANADSDVLPGSGSPERAAGSAGSRRLLELRGQEAAEEEEERWSFLALLFELLRKSLLGCRTVSGGSGEGEHGGCGMEIGLPTDVQHVAHVTFDRFHGFLGLPVEFEPEVPRRAPSASASVFGVSTESMQCSYDSRGNSVPTILLMMQRRLYEQGGLQAEGIFRINAENSQEEFVRDQLNSGIVPDGIDVHCLAGLIKAWFREMPRGVLDSIPPEQVMQCQSEEDCARVAKCLPPAEAALLDWAVNLMADVVQEEQINKMNDRNIAMVFAPNMTQMADPLTALMYAVQVMNFLKMLVQKTLKDRVESTPEDVLLPQKDPSDENGHQKPSVTLDSLLEEGSRRPSFAKEEPLLSSPAHSTDDKSNETNTTLGVTAAFTAQTSEVVTSVEDSTSGSQPATAGPVAIADASGATATNSLQGKGSRSLNRRRTRKGKGQSQSGTRTTPAAEKSRGASIVSRINSKVERIEAWR, encoded by the exons ATGACGGAGGTGGCGCTCCTCCGGGGCCCGACCAACCTCGCTTCCACCGCAAGCCGCgcctccgccgcctcctcctcctcctcctccgcagcGCTGCGCTATTTAGCCAATGCCGACAGCGACGTGCTCCCAGGAAGCGGCAGCCCGGagcgcgcagccggatctgcAGGGAGCCGACGACTCCTTGAACTGCGCGGGCAagaggcggcggaggaggaagaggagcggTGGTCGTTCTTGGCGCTGCTCTTTGAACTGCTGCGGAAGTCGCTGCTCGGGTGCAGAACGGtgagcggcggcagcggcgaagGCGAACACGGCGGCTGCGGGATGGAGATTGGGTTGCCCACGGACGTGCAGCACGTGGCGCACGTCACGTTCGATAGGTTCCATGGATTCCTGGGGCTGCCCGTTGAATTCGAGCCTGAAGTGCCCCGCCGTGCTCCCAGTGCGAG TGCAAGTGTCTTCGGTGTTTCAACAGAATCAATGCAGTGTTCCTATGATTCCAGAGGAAACAGTGTCCCAACAATCCTCTTGATGATGCAGAGACGCCTTTATGAACAGGGTGGTCTTCAG GCAGAAGGTATCTTCCGTATAAATGCAGAGAATAGCCAGGAGGAGTTTGTGAGAGACCAATTAAATAGTGGAATTGTTCCAGATGGCATTGATGTCCACTGTTTGGCAGGTCTAATAAAA GCCTGGTTTAGAGAAATGCCAAGGGGGGTACTGGACTCTATCCCACCTGAACAGGTGATGCAATGCCAATCTGAAGAGGACTGTGCTCGGGTAGCAAAATGCCTTCCACCAGCTGAAGCAGCTTTGCTTGACTGGGCTGTTAATCTGATGGCTGATGTAGTCCAAGaagaacagataaacaagatGAATGATCGAAATATTGCTATGGTTTTTGCACCAAATATGACTCAG atggcagatccTTTGACTGCACTGATGTATGCAGTCCAAGTGATGAATTTTCTCAAGATGCTTGTACAGAAGACCCTCAAGGATAGAGTGGAGTCCACTCCAGAGGATGTTTTGCTACCCCAGAAGGACCCATCTGATGAAAATGGGCATCAGAAACCCAGCGTGACACTTGATTCTCTCCTTGAGGAAGGATCCAGGCGCCCTTCTTTTGCCAAGGAAGAGCCCCTTCTGAGCAGTCCTGCCCACAGCACTGATGATAAGTCTAATGAAACTAATACGACTTTAGGAGTCACTGCTGCTTTCACTGCCCAGACAAGTGAAGTAGTAACGAGTGTGGAGGACTCCACTAGTGGCTCACAACCTGCAACTGCTGGCCCAGTTGCTATTGCTGATGCTTCGGGCGCGACGGCTACAAATTCTCTTCAAGGCAAGGGAAGCCGAAGCCTGAATCGGAGGAGGACTAGAAAGGGCAAGGGCCAGAGCCAGTCTGGTACACGCACAACACCTGCAGCTGAAAAATCAAGAGGTGCGAGCATCGTGAGCCGGATAAACTCCAAGGTTGAGCGGATCGAAGCATGGAGATGA
- the LOC8066987 gene encoding glycine dehydrogenase (decarboxylating), mitochondrial translates to MERARRHASRALLRRLLAAATTTTTTASPATSSSRGISTLSPAAPAAGRQQQQRRRPPPHQHAQGRPVSVSALQPSDTFPRRHNSATPAEQAAMATTCGFDGGLDALIDATVPAAIRAPPMRFSGRFDAGLTESQMLDHMQRLASMNKAYKSFIGMGYYGTHVPGVVLRNLMENPAWYTQYTPYQAEIAQGRLESLLNYQTMVADLTGLPMSNASLLDEATAAAEAMAMCNGIVRGKKKTFLIASNCHPQTIDVCRTRADGFDISVVVADAKDFDYSGGDVCGVLVQYPGTEGEVLDYAQFVRDAHAHGVKVVMATDLLALTTLRPPGEIGADIAVGSAQRFGVPMGYGGPHAAFLATSQEYKRLMPGRIIGVSVDSTGKPALRMAMQTREQHIRRDKATSNICTAQALLANMAAMYAVYHGPAGLKAIADRVHGLAGTFAHGLKKLGTVTVQDLPFFDTVKVTCSDARAIAKEAVKNEMNLRVVDANTITVAFDETSTLEDVDKLFKVFNNGKSASFTAESLAPEVSSSIPSSLARESPYLTHPIFNMYHTEHELLRYLHKLQSKDLSLCHSMIPLGSCTMKLNATVEMMPVTYPNFANLHPFAPTDQAAGYHEMFDDLGNLLCTITGFDSFSLQPNAGAAGEYAGLMVIRAYLNSRGEHHRDVCIIPVSAHGTNPASAAMVGMKIVAVGTDSKGNINIEELRKAAEANKDNLAALMVTYPSTHGVYEEGIDEICRIIHENGGQVYMDGANMNAQVGLTSPGFIGADVCHLNLHKTFCIPHGGGGPGMGPIGVKKHLAPFLPSHPVIPTGGFPLPEKTDPLGTISAAPWGSALILPISYAYIAMMGSQGLTDASKIAILNANYMAKRLEKHYPVLFRGVNGTVAHEFIIDLRGFKTTAGIEPEDVAKRLMDYGFHSPTMSWPVPGTLMIEPTESESKAELDRFCDALISIREEIAEIENGKADVLNNVLKGAPHPPQLLMGDTWSKPYSREYAAFPAAWLRGAKFWPTTGRVDNVYGDRNLICTLQQASQVTEEAAAAATA, encoded by the exons ATGGAGCGCGCACGCCGCCACGCCAGCCGCGCGCTGCTGCGCCGCCTGCTCGCggcggccaccaccaccaccaccaccgcgtcCCCTGCCACGTCATCGTCCCGCGGCATCTCCACCCTGTCGCCGGCGGCTCCCGCGGCGgggaggcagcagcagcagcgccgcCGGCCTCCTCCCCACCAGCACGCGCAGGGCCGGCCGGTGTCGGTGTCGGCGCTACAGCCGAGCGACACGTTCCCGCGGCGGCACAACTCGGCGACGCCCGCGGAGCAGGCGGCGATGGCAACAACCTGCGGGTTCGACGGCGGCCTCGACGCGCTGATCGACGCGACGGTGCCAGCCGCCATCCGCGCCCCGCCGATGCGCTTCTCCGGGAGGTTCGACGCCGGGCTCACCGAGTCGCAGATGCTGGACCACATGCAGCGCCTGGCGTCCATGAACAAAGCCTACAAGTCCTTCATCGGGATGGGGTACTACGGCACGCACGTCCCGGGCGTCGTGCTGCGCAACCTCATGGAGAACCCGGCGTGGTACACGCAGTACACCCCGTACCAGGCGGAGATCGCGCAGGGCCGCCTCGAGTCGCTGCTCAACTACCAGACCATGGTCGCCGATCTCACCGGTCTCCCCATGTCCAACGCGTCCCTCCTCGACgaggccaccgccgccgctgaGGCCATGGCCATGTGCAACGGCATCGTTAGGGGGAAGAAGAAGACGTTCCTCATCGCGTCCAACTGCCACCCGCAGACCATCGATGTCTGCCGGACGCGCGCCGACGGATTCGACATCAGTGTCGTCGTCGCTGACGCCAAGGACTTTGACTACAGCGGCGGCGACGTCTGCGGCGTGCTCGTGCAGTACCCGGGGACGGAGGGCGAGGTGCTCGACTACGCGCAGTTCGTCAGGGACGCGCACGCGCACGGCGTCAAGGTCGTCATGGCCACCGACCTGCTCGCGCTCACCACGCTGCGCCCGCCGGGCGAGATCGGCGCCGACATCGCCGTCGGATCCGCGCAGCGGTTCGGCGTGCCCATGGGCTACGGTGGCCCGCACGCCGCGTTCCTCGCCACGTCGCAGGAGTACAAGCGTCTCATGCCCGGCCGGATCATCGGGGTTAGCGTCGATTCCACCGGCAAGCCCGCGCTCCGCATGGCGATGCAGACCCGGGAGCAGCACATCCGCAGGGACAAGGCCACCAGCAACATCTGCACTGCCCAG GCCTTGCTCGCCAACATGGCTGCCATGTACGCTGTCTACCACGGTCCGGCGGGGCTGAAGGCGATCGCTGACCGGGTTCATGGCCTGGCTGGCACCTTCGCCCACGGCCTCAAGAAGCTCGGGACAGTGACGGTTCAGGATCTGCCCTTCTTCGACACGGTCAAGGTCACGTGCTCTGATGCACGTGCAATCGCCAAGGAAGCTGTCAAAAACGAGATGAACCTTAGGGTTGTCGACGCCAACACG ATAACCGTAGCATTTGATGAGACCTCCACCCTGGAGGATGTTGACAAGCTGTTCAAGGTGTTCAACAATGGCAAATCA GCAAGCTTCACAGCTGAATCCCTCGCCCCAGAGGTCTCAAGCTCAATTCCTAGCAGCCTTGCTCGCGAGAGCCCCTACCTAACGCATCCAATCTTCAACAT GTACCACACAGAGCATGAGCTTCTTCGTTACCTGCATAAGTTGCAGTCCAAGGATCTCTCACTGTGCCACAGTATGATCCCTCTTGGTTCTTGCACAATGAAGCTAAACGCTACTGTTGAGATGATGCCTGTTACGTATCCCAACTTCGCGAACCTCCACCCATTTGCCCCAACTGATCAGGCTGCAGGGTACCAT GAAATGTTTGACGACTTGGGCAACCTGTTATGCACGATCACAGGTTTTGATTCTTTCTCTTTGCAACCAAATGCTGGTGCTGCAGGAGAGTATGCTGGATTGATGGTTATCCGTGCTTACCTCAAC TCAAGAGGAGAACACCACCGCGATGTCTGCATCATTCCTGTCTCAGCACACGGCACAAATCCTGCAAGTGCTGCTATGGTTGGAATGAAGATTGTTGCCGTTGGAACCGATTCCAAGGGTAACATAAACATCGAGGAATTGAGGAAAGCTGCAGAAGCAAACAAGGACAACTTGGCTGCTCTGATG GTTACCTACCCTTCAACTCACGGAGTCTATGAAGAAGGCATTGATGAGATCTGcaggatcattcatgaaaatggCGGACAGGTCTACATGGACGGGGCTAACATGAATGCTCAG GTTGGGTTAACAAGCCCTGGTTTTATTGGAGCTGATGTTTGTCACCTTAACCTTCACAAGACATTTTGCATTCCACATGGTGGAGGTGGTCCTGGCATGGGTCCTATTGGGGTTAAGAAGCATTTGGCACCGTTTTTACCCTCTCACCCAGTG ATTCCCACTGGTGGCTTTCCTCTCCCTGAGAAAACCGACCCTCTCGGTACCATTTCTGCTGCTCCATGGGGATCTGCCTTGATTCTGCCAATTTCCTATGCATATATAGCCATGATGGGTTCACAAGGACTCactgatgcttcaaagatcgCGATCTTGAATGCAAACTACATGGCAAAACGTCTAGAG AAACACTACCCAGTTTTGTTCCGTGGAGTCAATGGAACTGTTGCCCATGAATTCATCATTGATTTAAGAGGATTTAAG ACGACTGCTGGTATAGAACCAGAGGACGTGGCAAAGCGCCTGATGGACTACGGATTTCACTCACCAACCATGTCATGGCCTGTTCCTGGCACACTTATGATTGAACCAACTGAAAGTGAGAGCAAG GCCGAGCTGGACAGGTTCTGTGATGCTCTTATCTCCATCAGGGAAGAGATCGCAGAGATAGAAAATGGCAAAGCAGATGTGCTCAACAATGTCCTGAAG GGCGCTCCTCACCCACCGCAACTCTTGATGGGTGACACATGGAGCAAGCCGTATTCCAGGGAGTACGCTGCGTTCCCCGCGGCATGGCTCCGGGGCGCCAAGTTCTGGCCAACAACTG GTCGTGTGGACAACGTCTACGGCGACCGCAACCTCATCTGCACACTGCAGCAGGCGTCCCAGGTGACCGAGGAAGCCGCCGCAGCTGCAACTGCGTAA